The following are encoded together in the Drosophila biarmipes strain raj3 chromosome 3L, RU_DBia_V1.1, whole genome shotgun sequence genome:
- the LOC108035214 gene encoding dual specificity protein kinase splA isoform X1, translating to MAKMEVDDVVDLSLGSGRDPALTITPAPSPAALSNRDLRALTANNAGLTITPSPSPATNNGTTNATTNSSNNSNSNSTSTNNSSNTNSSSTNSNNSNSINASEAGVTSGSIGGGQDENKVQRRVLRPRTEPKSYAEAPDIVLLPARTNGRQQNGNIDSETDDEEMPPYVPIKELSHAELKEREKSLRKLRQDLRNEETKLMLLKKLKQSQQVMKENLVVTPTSVSPNNPLSAIPAALTSKGSLSVTPTSAVPLPAHSKGSRSSLSGSSGPAVSISATNSRTGSSSSAAAAASAIAAAAAALGVQHRSSSNSILPPPRSSLPAGATLAAGTTITPATSSSHRSSNLPPRTNLPNLTITPSVTITPTSAPPSSLKPRNPNISDNSKVPGTISNSVSITPALPLSQSHQNQHNDQKNDRSTPREDAQTPAQRQAAAKMALRKQLEKTLLQIPPPKPPPPEMHFIPNPSNTDFVYLLGLETVVDYLTVNKKANAVAAPFRCAQCKIDFTPVWKWEKQTNKDPKVICEQCVTSNVKKALKAEHTNRLKQAFVKALQQEQEIEQRLASQSSPSPVDTHGSSGNSLSVSAVTSNSSSSHLQREREQLQATHASAAAALVNLPPSVTVIPTKCQTPTPATPRPTPPPPQSQATPPPSSGGSRSSRAAATAAAAAIAAQQAGILSPGPTAAHHHEAASSSRSTRNDRLDHHHQSQQQQQRDQRDRDQQQRDQQTQQQAQSYDKYSAATLAAAAHLSALGGMGGLNINSLASLGNLGNLGNLSQLGNLAALGGLGNFGGASTGSSNPAAGLSGSSPAATAAAMQAFQQQLFRALGQGLGGNPQHMMQFAPLLYSYQMAMAQAAQVAAFNNNNKKSSSSSGSAKNSSSANSMADVQRAAELQRQYLLEMIPPQQQSGQSGSRQNNWKA from the exons ATGGCCAAAATGGAGGTCGACGACGTGGTCGACTTGAGTTTAGGGTCCGGGCGTGACCCGGCGTTGACCATAACGCCGGCTCCGTCGCCGGCGGCACTGAGCAATCGGGATCTGCGCGCGCTGACGGCCAACAACGCGGGCCTGACCATCACTCCATCTCCATCGCCGGCGACCAATAATGGCACCACCAACGCCACCACCAATAGCAGTAACAACTCCAACTCCAATAGCACTAGCACCAACAATAGCAGTAACACCAATAGCTCCAGcacaaacagcaacaacagcaatagCATTAATGCCAGTGAAGCGGGGGTCACCAGCGGATCCATAGGTGGCGGTCAGGATGAGAACAAGGTTCAAAGGAGAGTCCTGCGACCCCGAACAGAGCCCAAATCCTATGCCGAGGCACCGGACATTGTGTTACTACCCGCACGCACCAATGGACGTCAGCAGAATGGCAACATCGATTCGGAGACGGATGATGAGGAGATGCCGCCGTATGTGCCCATCAAGGAGCTGAGTCATGCGGAGCTCAAGGAGCGCGAGAAGAGTCTGAGGAAGCTGCGACAGGATCTGCGCAACGAGGAGACCAAACTGATGCTGCTCAAGAAACTCAAGCAGTCGCAGCAGGTGATGAAGGAGAATCTGGTGGTCACGCCGACCAGCGTTTCGCCCAACAATCCCCTGTCCGCGATTCCCGCCGCCCTCACCTCGAAGGGGTCGCTCAGTGTGACGCCCACGTCGGCGGTACCGCTGCCCGCCCACAGCAagggcagcaggagcagcttaAGCGGCAGCAGCGGACCGGCAGTAAGCATCAG CGCCACCAACAGTCGAACGGGAAGCTCGAGCTCAGCGGCGGCAGCTGCTTCAGCGATTGCCGCTGCAGCGGCCGCCTTGGGCGTTCAAcatcgcagcagcagcaactccaTACTGCCGCCGCCAAGGTCGTCGCTCCCAGCGGGCGCCACTTTAGCTGCCGGCACCACCATCACGCCCGCCACCTCCTCATCGCACCGCTCCAGCAATTTGCCGCCGCGCACCAACCTGCCGAATCTCACCATCACGCCCTCGGTGACCATCACGCCCACATCGGCGCCGCCCTCCAGTCTGAAACCACGCAAT CCTAATATTTCGGATAATTCGAAGGTACCTGGGACCATAAGCAATTCTGTTTCCATCACACCGGCGCTACCACTGTCCCAATCGCACCAGAATCAGCACAACGACCAGAAG AATGACCGCTCCACGCCAAGAGAAGACGCTCAGACACCGGCTCAAAGACAGGCGGCAGCTAAAATGGCCCTTCGCAAGCAGCTGGAAAAGACGCTGCTTCAG ATCCCCCCACCAAAGCCGCCACCACCAGAGATGCACTTTATTCCCAATCCCAGCAACACGGACTTTGTGTATCTTCTTGGCTTGGAAACTGTGGTCGATTATCTGACCGTCAACAAGAAGGCCAATGCTGTGGCAGCTCCCTTCCGTTGTGCCCAGTGCAAGATTGATTTTACGCCCGTGTGGAAGTGGGAGAAGCAGA CAAACAAGGATCCCAAGGTGATTTGCGAACAGTGTGTCACCTCGAATGTGAAGAAGGCTCTTAAGGCGGAGCACACCAACCGACTGAAACAGGCGTTTGTGAAAGCgctgcagcaggagcaggagatCGAGCAGCGTCTGGCCAGCCAGAGCAGTCCCTCGCCAGTGGATACCCATGGCTCGAGTGGCAACTCACTGTCCGTCTCTGCGGTCACCAgcaactcctcgtcgtcgcATCTGCAAAGGGAACGGGAACAGCTGCAGGCGACGCACGCTTCGGCGGCCGCTGCTCTGGTCAATCTGCCGCCGTCGGTGACGGTAATACCCACCAAATGCCAGACGCCAACGCCAGCGACACCGCGCCCAACACCGCCGCCACCCCAAAGTCAAGCCACACCACCGCCGTCGTCGGGAGGATCACGATCCTCGCGAGCGGCTGCCACGGCCGCTGCAGCCGCAATCGCCGCTCAGCAGGCGGGCATCCTTAGTCCTGGGCCGACGGCAGCGCATCATCACGAGGCGGCCAGCTCCTCCAGATCCACGCGCAACGATCGCCTGGATCATCACCACcagtcgcagcagcaacagcagcgagATCAGCGCGACAGGGATCAGCAGCAGCGAGATCAGCAGACGCAACAACAGGCCCAGAGCTATGACAAGTACTCGGCGGCCACGCTGGCGGCGGCTGCTCATCTGAGTGCCCTGGGCGGCATGGGTGGATTGAATATCAACAGCCTGGCCAGTCTGGGCAACCTGGGCAATTTGGGCAACCTCAGCCAGCTGGGAAatctggctgccctcgggggATTGGGTAATTTCGGAGGAGCCTCCACTGGTTCGTCTAACCCGGCGGCTGGCCTGAGCGGCTCCTCGCCAGCTGCCACGGCGGCCGCCATGCAGGCCTTCCAGCAGCAGCTCTTTAGAG CACTGGGACAAGGTCTTGGTGGCAATCCCCAGCACATGATGCAGTTTGCTCCGCTCTTGTACTCCTACCAGATGGCCATGGCGCAGGCGGCACAAGTGGCAG ccttcaacaacaacaataagaaGAGCAGCTCGTCCTCCGGATCGGCGAAGAACTCGAGCAGCGCCAACAGCATGGCTGACGTTCAGCGGGCGGCGGAGCTGCAGCGCCAATATCTTCTGGAGATGATTCCGCCGCAGCAACAGAGCGGGCAAAGTGGCAGTCGCCAGAACAACTGGAAGGCCTAA
- the LOC108034573 gene encoding ninjurin-A isoform X2: MSDLEHITLDMDKLPLGSDTTLTRNKENENNHRNGDAMDARNNIRVPRADDSDNDDRPFVKDGNDNPGVDDGLLEDGEKRRGGSGGGGGVNVLVPNGGRRPSFSFPGYNGPGFVTINGVETPIPDVNAYQHKKTLAQGMMDLALLSANANQLRYVLETSSQHPYFYPSLLFISLSIIFQIAVGVGLILNGQYNIKNEHDICRANRINNYTVIGIFIVTVVNVLISAFTVADPDTTTTVAIPGTGT, encoded by the exons ATGAGTGACCTAGAGCACATTACACTGGATATGGATAAGCTGCCGCTGGGGAGTGATACAACTTTGACAAGAAACAAA gaaaacgaaaacaatCACAGAAACGGCGATGCAATGGACGCACGTAACAATATTCGAGTTCCCAGAGCAG ATGACTCCGACAACGACGATCGTCCCTTTGTTAAAGATGGCAACGACAATCCCGGAGTGGATGACGGTCTGCTGGAGGATGGCGAAAAGCGCAGGGGCGGAagcggaggaggcggcggtgTCAATGTCCTCGTGCCCAACGGAGGCAGGCGACCCAGTTTCTCCTTTCCGGGGTATAATGGGCCCGGCTTTGTGACGATCAACGGAGTCGAGACTCCCATACCCGACGTGAATGCCTACCAGCACAAGAAGACCCTGGCCCAGGGAATGATGGACCTGGCCCTGCTGTCTGCGAATGCGAACCAGTTGCGATATGTCCTGGAGACGAGCTCGCAGCACCCTTACTTTTATCCCAGCCTGCTGTTCATCTCACTGAGCATTATATTCCAG ATTGCTGTGGGCGTGGGCCTTATACTGAATGGCCAGTACAACATCAAAAACGAGCACGATATCTGCCGGGCGAACAGAATCAACAATTATACAGTCATCGGCATTTTTATTGTCACGGTGGTCAATGTTCTTATATCGGCCTTTACCGTCGCAGATCCAGATACTACGACCACTGTAGCTATTCCCGGCACTGGCACATAG
- the LOC108035657 gene encoding NADH dehydrogenase [ubiquinone] 1 alpha subcomplex subunit 5 codes for MAKIIKASTGLTGLAVSSNPHHALSALYGKILRAVSKMPQDASYRKYTEQLVKQRADAVAQNKDIAALEKAVGCGQVEELIVQAENELVLARKMLGWKPWEKLVQTAPAKQWDWPPAQILEPKV; via the exons ATGGCCAAGATTATTAAGGCG TCCACAGGTTTAACCGGACTCGCCGTGTCCTCCAATCCTCACCATGCCCTGAGCGCCCTCTACGGGAAGATCCTGCGGGCGGTGTCCAAAATGCCACAGGATGCCAGTTACCGGAAATACACCGAGCAGCTGGTCAAGCAACGCGCCGATGCGGTGGCCCAA AACAAAGACATCGCCGCCCTGGAGAAGGCCGTGGGCTGCGGTCAGGTGGAGGAGCTCATCGTTCAGGCGGAGAACGAGCTGGTGCTGGCCCGCAAGATGCTCGGCTGGAAGCCCTGGGAGAAGCTGGTCCAAACCGCACCTGCCAAGCAGTGGGACTGGCCGCCAGCCCAGATCCTGGAGCCCAAGGTTTAG
- the LOC108034573 gene encoding ninjurin-A isoform X1 — MSDLEHITLDMDKLPLGSDTTLTRNKENENNHRNGDAMDARNNIRVPRAVPETDDSDNDDRPFVKDGNDNPGVDDGLLEDGEKRRGGSGGGGGVNVLVPNGGRRPSFSFPGYNGPGFVTINGVETPIPDVNAYQHKKTLAQGMMDLALLSANANQLRYVLETSSQHPYFYPSLLFISLSIIFQIAVGVGLILNGQYNIKNEHDICRANRINNYTVIGIFIVTVVNVLISAFTVADPDTTTTVAIPGTGT, encoded by the exons ATGAGTGACCTAGAGCACATTACACTGGATATGGATAAGCTGCCGCTGGGGAGTGATACAACTTTGACAAGAAACAAA gaaaacgaaaacaatCACAGAAACGGCGATGCAATGGACGCACGTAACAATATTCGAGTTCCCAGAGCAG TGCCCGAAACAGATGACTCCGACAACGACGATCGTCCCTTTGTTAAAGATGGCAACGACAATCCCGGAGTGGATGACGGTCTGCTGGAGGATGGCGAAAAGCGCAGGGGCGGAagcggaggaggcggcggtgTCAATGTCCTCGTGCCCAACGGAGGCAGGCGACCCAGTTTCTCCTTTCCGGGGTATAATGGGCCCGGCTTTGTGACGATCAACGGAGTCGAGACTCCCATACCCGACGTGAATGCCTACCAGCACAAGAAGACCCTGGCCCAGGGAATGATGGACCTGGCCCTGCTGTCTGCGAATGCGAACCAGTTGCGATATGTCCTGGAGACGAGCTCGCAGCACCCTTACTTTTATCCCAGCCTGCTGTTCATCTCACTGAGCATTATATTCCAG ATTGCTGTGGGCGTGGGCCTTATACTGAATGGCCAGTACAACATCAAAAACGAGCACGATATCTGCCGGGCGAACAGAATCAACAATTATACAGTCATCGGCATTTTTATTGTCACGGTGGTCAATGTTCTTATATCGGCCTTTACCGTCGCAGATCCAGATACTACGACCACTGTAGCTATTCCCGGCACTGGCACATAG
- the LOC108035214 gene encoding dual specificity protein kinase splA isoform X2, translating to MAKMEVDDVVDLSLGSGRDPALTITPAPSPAALSNRDLRALTANNAGLTITPSPSPATNNGTTNATTNSSNNSNSNSTSTNNSSNTNSSSTNSNNSNSINASEAGVTSGSIGGGQDENKVQRRVLRPRTEPKSYAEAPDIVLLPARTNGRQQNGNIDSETDDEEMPPYVPIKELSHAELKEREKSLRKLRQDLRNEETKLMLLKKLKQSQQVMKENLVVTPTSVSPNNPLSAIPAALTSKGSLSVTPTSAVPLPAHSKGSRSSLSGSSGPAVSISATNSRTGSSSSAAAAASAIAAAAAALGVQHRSSSNSILPPPRSSLPAGATLAAGTTITPATSSSHRSSNLPPRTNLPNLTITPSVTITPTSAPPSSLKPRNVPGTISNSVSITPALPLSQSHQNQHNDQKNDRSTPREDAQTPAQRQAAAKMALRKQLEKTLLQIPPPKPPPPEMHFIPNPSNTDFVYLLGLETVVDYLTVNKKANAVAAPFRCAQCKIDFTPVWKWEKQTNKDPKVICEQCVTSNVKKALKAEHTNRLKQAFVKALQQEQEIEQRLASQSSPSPVDTHGSSGNSLSVSAVTSNSSSSHLQREREQLQATHASAAAALVNLPPSVTVIPTKCQTPTPATPRPTPPPPQSQATPPPSSGGSRSSRAAATAAAAAIAAQQAGILSPGPTAAHHHEAASSSRSTRNDRLDHHHQSQQQQQRDQRDRDQQQRDQQTQQQAQSYDKYSAATLAAAAHLSALGGMGGLNINSLASLGNLGNLGNLSQLGNLAALGGLGNFGGASTGSSNPAAGLSGSSPAATAAAMQAFQQQLFRALGQGLGGNPQHMMQFAPLLYSYQMAMAQAAQVAAFNNNNKKSSSSSGSAKNSSSANSMADVQRAAELQRQYLLEMIPPQQQSGQSGSRQNNWKA from the exons ATGGCCAAAATGGAGGTCGACGACGTGGTCGACTTGAGTTTAGGGTCCGGGCGTGACCCGGCGTTGACCATAACGCCGGCTCCGTCGCCGGCGGCACTGAGCAATCGGGATCTGCGCGCGCTGACGGCCAACAACGCGGGCCTGACCATCACTCCATCTCCATCGCCGGCGACCAATAATGGCACCACCAACGCCACCACCAATAGCAGTAACAACTCCAACTCCAATAGCACTAGCACCAACAATAGCAGTAACACCAATAGCTCCAGcacaaacagcaacaacagcaatagCATTAATGCCAGTGAAGCGGGGGTCACCAGCGGATCCATAGGTGGCGGTCAGGATGAGAACAAGGTTCAAAGGAGAGTCCTGCGACCCCGAACAGAGCCCAAATCCTATGCCGAGGCACCGGACATTGTGTTACTACCCGCACGCACCAATGGACGTCAGCAGAATGGCAACATCGATTCGGAGACGGATGATGAGGAGATGCCGCCGTATGTGCCCATCAAGGAGCTGAGTCATGCGGAGCTCAAGGAGCGCGAGAAGAGTCTGAGGAAGCTGCGACAGGATCTGCGCAACGAGGAGACCAAACTGATGCTGCTCAAGAAACTCAAGCAGTCGCAGCAGGTGATGAAGGAGAATCTGGTGGTCACGCCGACCAGCGTTTCGCCCAACAATCCCCTGTCCGCGATTCCCGCCGCCCTCACCTCGAAGGGGTCGCTCAGTGTGACGCCCACGTCGGCGGTACCGCTGCCCGCCCACAGCAagggcagcaggagcagcttaAGCGGCAGCAGCGGACCGGCAGTAAGCATCAG CGCCACCAACAGTCGAACGGGAAGCTCGAGCTCAGCGGCGGCAGCTGCTTCAGCGATTGCCGCTGCAGCGGCCGCCTTGGGCGTTCAAcatcgcagcagcagcaactccaTACTGCCGCCGCCAAGGTCGTCGCTCCCAGCGGGCGCCACTTTAGCTGCCGGCACCACCATCACGCCCGCCACCTCCTCATCGCACCGCTCCAGCAATTTGCCGCCGCGCACCAACCTGCCGAATCTCACCATCACGCCCTCGGTGACCATCACGCCCACATCGGCGCCGCCCTCCAGTCTGAAACCACGCAAT GTACCTGGGACCATAAGCAATTCTGTTTCCATCACACCGGCGCTACCACTGTCCCAATCGCACCAGAATCAGCACAACGACCAGAAG AATGACCGCTCCACGCCAAGAGAAGACGCTCAGACACCGGCTCAAAGACAGGCGGCAGCTAAAATGGCCCTTCGCAAGCAGCTGGAAAAGACGCTGCTTCAG ATCCCCCCACCAAAGCCGCCACCACCAGAGATGCACTTTATTCCCAATCCCAGCAACACGGACTTTGTGTATCTTCTTGGCTTGGAAACTGTGGTCGATTATCTGACCGTCAACAAGAAGGCCAATGCTGTGGCAGCTCCCTTCCGTTGTGCCCAGTGCAAGATTGATTTTACGCCCGTGTGGAAGTGGGAGAAGCAGA CAAACAAGGATCCCAAGGTGATTTGCGAACAGTGTGTCACCTCGAATGTGAAGAAGGCTCTTAAGGCGGAGCACACCAACCGACTGAAACAGGCGTTTGTGAAAGCgctgcagcaggagcaggagatCGAGCAGCGTCTGGCCAGCCAGAGCAGTCCCTCGCCAGTGGATACCCATGGCTCGAGTGGCAACTCACTGTCCGTCTCTGCGGTCACCAgcaactcctcgtcgtcgcATCTGCAAAGGGAACGGGAACAGCTGCAGGCGACGCACGCTTCGGCGGCCGCTGCTCTGGTCAATCTGCCGCCGTCGGTGACGGTAATACCCACCAAATGCCAGACGCCAACGCCAGCGACACCGCGCCCAACACCGCCGCCACCCCAAAGTCAAGCCACACCACCGCCGTCGTCGGGAGGATCACGATCCTCGCGAGCGGCTGCCACGGCCGCTGCAGCCGCAATCGCCGCTCAGCAGGCGGGCATCCTTAGTCCTGGGCCGACGGCAGCGCATCATCACGAGGCGGCCAGCTCCTCCAGATCCACGCGCAACGATCGCCTGGATCATCACCACcagtcgcagcagcaacagcagcgagATCAGCGCGACAGGGATCAGCAGCAGCGAGATCAGCAGACGCAACAACAGGCCCAGAGCTATGACAAGTACTCGGCGGCCACGCTGGCGGCGGCTGCTCATCTGAGTGCCCTGGGCGGCATGGGTGGATTGAATATCAACAGCCTGGCCAGTCTGGGCAACCTGGGCAATTTGGGCAACCTCAGCCAGCTGGGAAatctggctgccctcgggggATTGGGTAATTTCGGAGGAGCCTCCACTGGTTCGTCTAACCCGGCGGCTGGCCTGAGCGGCTCCTCGCCAGCTGCCACGGCGGCCGCCATGCAGGCCTTCCAGCAGCAGCTCTTTAGAG CACTGGGACAAGGTCTTGGTGGCAATCCCCAGCACATGATGCAGTTTGCTCCGCTCTTGTACTCCTACCAGATGGCCATGGCGCAGGCGGCACAAGTGGCAG ccttcaacaacaacaataagaaGAGCAGCTCGTCCTCCGGATCGGCGAAGAACTCGAGCAGCGCCAACAGCATGGCTGACGTTCAGCGGGCGGCGGAGCTGCAGCGCCAATATCTTCTGGAGATGATTCCGCCGCAGCAACAGAGCGGGCAAAGTGGCAGTCGCCAGAACAACTGGAAGGCCTAA
- the LOC108035658 gene encoding uncharacterized protein LOC108035658, with protein MRALQYLLLLLVISIGLVASLPRQRRQIDLTVSAEHDDKDDETELALEAIAGLWSSADSRTKIDGSASLVHRTQGSQSGSEQDFRLGVRVTFDI; from the exons ATGCGTGCGCTCCAGTACCTCCTCCTACTGCTGGTCATTTCCATCGGCTTGGTGGCATCACTTCCTCGCCAGCGTCGGCAAATCGATCTCACGGTTTCGGCCGAGCACGACGACAAGGATGATGAGACGGAACTGGCGCTGGAGGCCATCGCCGGGCTCTGGAGCAGTGCGGACAGTCGGACGAAGATCGATGGATCCGCCAGCCTGGTGCATCGCACCCAGGGGTCGCAATCGG GTTCGGAGCAGGACTTTCGCCTGGGAGTGCGTGTTACATTCGACATATAG
- the LOC108034544 gene encoding guanylate kinase → MISFLFIVNRALSSGTAASLSSKKMSAPGPRPLVLCGPSGSGKSTLLKRLFAEFPNTFGFSISHTTRKPREGEEHGVHYYFVERPEMEAAIAGDEFIETAEFTGNLYGTSKAAVREIQAQGRVCILDIEQKGVEQIRRTDLNPILIFNNPPSINELERRLRQRGSETEESLAKRLNAAQVELDYGLTPGNFHKIINNVDIDVAYEEFRNFVVQELKAQESQGVPISLK, encoded by the coding sequence ATGATAAGCTTTCTGTTCATTGTAAATCGCGCTCTCAGCAGCGGCACGGCGGCGAGTTTATCGAGCAAGAAGATGTCCGCCCCCGGACCACGCCCCCTCGTCCTCTGCGGCCCCTCGGGCTCCGGCAAGAGCACGCTCCTGAAGAGGCTCTTCGCGGAGTTCCCCAACACCTTTGGCTTCAGCATATCGCACACCACGCGGAAGCCCCGCGAGGGCGAAGAGCACGGGGTGCACTACTATTTCGTGGAGCGGCCGGAAATGGAGGCGGCCATCGCCGGAGACGAGTTCATCGAGACGGCCGAGTTCACGGGCAATCTGTATGGCACCAGCAAGGCGGCCGTGCGCGAGATCCAGGCCCAGGGCAGGGTCTGCATCCTGGACATCGAGCAGAAGGGTGTGGAGCAGATTCGCCGCACCGATCTGAATCCCATACTGATCTTCAACAATCCCCCGAGCATCAATGAGCTGGAACGTCGACTGCGTCAACGTGGCTCGGAGACGGAGGAGTCGCTGGCCAAACGCCTTAATGCCGCCCAGGTGGAATTGGATTACGGTTTGACGCCCGGCAATTTCCACAAGATCATCAACAACGTGGACATCGATGTGGCCTACGAGGAGTTCCGCAACTTTGTGGTCCAGGAACTCAAGGCACAGGAGAGCCAGGGAGTGCCCATTAGCCTGAAGTAG